The Chryseobacterium sp. G0186 genome includes the window GCAATCTGTAAATCACTTTTCAGATATTTTTCAAGACTCTTTTGGGATTCGTCCAACTGGGTCTGTACAATTCCCGGGACTACCTGTGAAGCAATGGTAATCTCATTTTTTAAATCAGCAGTGGTCATTTTAGCCTGAACGGTTTCCTGTTGGGAAATTTCATTGTTTTCATCGCGGCAACTGTGGAGTGCCAATACCGATAATACGGCTAGAATTTTAAATCCAGTAGTAAGTTTTTTCATAATAAATATTTATTTGATTGTGTATAGTAAATATAATAAAATGATGCGTAATTCTCAATAATTTGAATTAATTATTTATTAATTGATGAATGTTGTGATTGGAGGTAGCTGGTAATAGGTGATAGGGTGTAGAGTGCTTTAAATAGTTGATTTATAGTTAGTTATTGTTTTTATTTTGAACGTATCGATTAAAAATCTTAAAATTTGTTTAAATTTTTAGTTTACCGTCAATAAATGTATAATCTTTTGTAATTTTACAGCATGGAATTAAGCATTGGAGAAATGGCCCTGATTGCAATAGCAATCGTTGTATTATTCGGTCCGGATAAATTGCCTCAGATTGCGCGTGACCTAGGTTCAGGTATTAGAAAGATGCGTGGTGCAGTGGAAGATATCAAAACTGAGATCATGAAAGAGACGGATAACCCTGTTTCTGAGATTAAGCGTGAAATTGAGAAGGTAAAAGATGCTGCCAAGGATTTCAATCCAATGAAAGACATTGAAAAAGATATTCTTACAGAGCCTTCTACTATGGCGACCAATGAACCTCCAAAACCAAAGCCTGCCGATGATGAAACCTACGAAGGGCCTGTAAGCAGATAATCTATGGAGGAAATTATTCAGGAAGACAAACAGGTATTTTTATACCTTAATAATCTGGGAGACCCTGCCTTTGATCAGTTTTGGATGTTGATATCCAGTACATGGATCTGGGTGCCTCTTTATATTATATTCCTTTATTTTTTATACAAAAACTATCAACTAAAATCCTTAGTTTTTATTCTTATATTTTTAGCACTTGGAGCAACGGTTTCAGATCAGCTGGCAAGTGTTTTCAAATACGGGGTAGCAAGGTTGAGACCCTGCCATGACCCTACACTGGAGCATTATATGAGAATTGTGAAATGTGGCGGGCAATTTGGATTCTATTCTGCTCATGCTTCCAATACATTCTTTTTAGCCGCTTTTTTAAGTATCTTATTAAAAAACAAGCTAAAATGGTTTCCATATGCTATATTTGTGTGGGCTATAGTGGTTTCCTACAGCCGAATATATTTAGGGGTGCATTTTCCAATTGATATTTTGGTGGGGGCGTTTGTTGGATCTTTATTGGGAGTGATATTTGGTGCACTCGCCAAAAAAGTGATCAACAAACAAAATATAACTTCATGAAAAAACCTTTATTACTTTTAGCAACCATTAGTTTTTTTTCGTTGAATATGTATGGCCAGGATAAAAAAGTGGCCGAAGAATGTTTCAAAAAAGCAGATTATAAATGTGCTGAAGAACAATATTCAGTATTAGCAGAGAAAGAACAGATTCAGAAATTTAAATCCGAATATTACAATTATCTGGGAACCTCCCAAAGAAGACTGGGAAAGACAGACTTAGCTTTTAAGTCTTATGAAAAGGCATTTAAAACCGATCCCAGATCAGTCTCTGTATATGTAAATCTTGCCTCATTGTGTAGCCAGAAAGGAGATAAGGCAAAAGCACTGGAATATATTGAGAATGGACTTAAGCTGGATGCTGAGAATCCTGATTTTTACCTTATTCGTTCAAAGATCTATGACAGTCAGGGGAAAAAAGAAATGGCCATGAAGGATCTTAATCAGATTCTGACCTTTGCGCCGGATAATATTTTTGCCAAAACAGGGCTGGCCAACCTGAAAAAAAATAATGATGAACTTGACGAAGCGTTAAAGGATTACAACAAGCTTATTGCTGAAAAACCTGAATCATTGCTGTATAATGGAAGAGCCGATGTTTACTTAAAAATGAAGAAAACTAAAGAAGCCCTTGCAGATGTTAGCAAAGCCATTTCCATTGATCCTAAATTTTCACAGTCCTTTGTAACCAAGGCAATGATTTTATTTGAAATGGCAAAACCTAAGGAAGCCTGTGACAATCTTAACAAAGCTGTAGGGCTAGGCTATGAAAAGGCTATGCTGGCAGATTACTATGCTAAATGTACAAAGAAATAGTATAATGATGTGAAGCTTTTTTCCTGTAAAATAAATTACAAATTAACTTCAGAGGCATCATTATTAACCATAAATAAAAAACAGTTAAATAGAGCACAGGCTTAGCTTTAGCTGTTTTTTAGTTCATTAAAAAGATATACATGTTAAATATCGTTCTTGTAGAGCCCGAAATACCTAATAATACAGGGAATATTGGGCGTTTATGTGTGGGGACACAGTCTAGGCTGCACTTAATTCATCCCTTTGGATTTGTCATTAATGATAAAAATCTGAAACGCTCCGGATTGGATTATTGGGTGCATCTTGATGTTTCTGAATATGCCAATGTAGAGGAGTGGGTGAAAACTATTCCCGATCCGTCACGTGTTTTCCTGATGAGTTCACATGCAGAAAAATCATATCTGGAAAATGATTTTCAGGAGGGTGATTGGCTTGTTTTCGGAAAGGAAAGTGTTGGATTGAGTAAGGAAGTTCTGGATCAATTTGAAAACCACCTAACAATCCCAATGTCAAAGCTAATCCGAAGCTTTAATATTGCTAATTCTGTGGCTTTTGTTGTAGGAGAAGCGAAAAGACAAATCGGTTTAAAGATATAACCCATTTTTACGATACTTCCTTACAGAAGTAACATCCTTTTGTCTGATAAAAAGACAGGTTTTTGAAATAAATGGTTTTTAATCATTGTGATAGGGTTTCCCCTGTAGGATTTGATCTGCGCGGTAAAGCTGTTCCACAATGAATAGTCTGATCATCTGATGAGTAAATGTCATTTTAGATAATGACATTTTTTCATTGGCTCTGCCATACATCTCTTCTGAAAAACCGTAGGCCCCCCCAATCAGTATGTGTACTTTTTTCACGGAGGAGTTCATCCAGGTATCTATTTTCTGGGAGAATTCACGGCTGGTAAACTGTTTTCCTTTTTCATCAAGAATCACCACCAGGTCATTTTTATCAATGTGGTTTAAAAATAATTTGGCTTCTTCCTTTTTAAGCAGATCTGAAGACAGATTTTTTGCATTTTTTACATCAGGAATTTCGATAATTTCAAAATTCCAGTGTTTAGGAAGACGGTTGAGATAGTAATTAATTAAGGAAGTAATTTCCTTATCGTCTGTTTTTCCGATACAAAGTAAACTGATTCGCATTGATAAAATTTTCAGGCGGCAAAGATAGTGATTTTTTAATGGGGTAAGATTGAGGGAAGATGCTTTGAAGGGTGCTATTTGAAAAAAGGGAGGTGTTTTATACCCATACTCTCTATAACTGACTTTAATTTTGATTATTTTAATGGTTTTACGGTTAATTTGAATAGGATCTTATCTATAAAAGCAGAAAACATCAGGATTTTTATTATTCTTACCTATCTGCCTCAATTCTATATAATTTACATGGAGAAACAGGAGATATAAAATG containing:
- a CDS encoding twin-arginine translocase TatA/TatE family subunit yields the protein MELSIGEMALIAIAIVVLFGPDKLPQIARDLGSGIRKMRGAVEDIKTEIMKETDNPVSEIKREIEKVKDAAKDFNPMKDIEKDILTEPSTMATNEPPKPKPADDETYEGPVSR
- a CDS encoding phosphatase PAP2 family protein, whose amino-acid sequence is MEEIIQEDKQVFLYLNNLGDPAFDQFWMLISSTWIWVPLYIIFLYFLYKNYQLKSLVFILIFLALGATVSDQLASVFKYGVARLRPCHDPTLEHYMRIVKCGGQFGFYSAHASNTFFLAAFLSILLKNKLKWFPYAIFVWAIVVSYSRIYLGVHFPIDILVGAFVGSLLGVIFGALAKKVINKQNITS
- a CDS encoding tetratricopeptide repeat protein, which translates into the protein MKKPLLLLATISFFSLNMYGQDKKVAEECFKKADYKCAEEQYSVLAEKEQIQKFKSEYYNYLGTSQRRLGKTDLAFKSYEKAFKTDPRSVSVYVNLASLCSQKGDKAKALEYIENGLKLDAENPDFYLIRSKIYDSQGKKEMAMKDLNQILTFAPDNIFAKTGLANLKKNNDELDEALKDYNKLIAEKPESLLYNGRADVYLKMKKTKEALADVSKAISIDPKFSQSFVTKAMILFEMAKPKEACDNLNKAVGLGYEKAMLADYYAKCTKK
- a CDS encoding tRNA (cytidine(34)-2'-O)-methyltransferase, whose amino-acid sequence is MLNIVLVEPEIPNNTGNIGRLCVGTQSRLHLIHPFGFVINDKNLKRSGLDYWVHLDVSEYANVEEWVKTIPDPSRVFLMSSHAEKSYLENDFQEGDWLVFGKESVGLSKEVLDQFENHLTIPMSKLIRSFNIANSVAFVVGEAKRQIGLKI
- a CDS encoding 23S rRNA (pseudouridine(1915)-N(3))-methyltransferase RlmH; translated protein: MRISLLCIGKTDDKEITSLINYYLNRLPKHWNFEIIEIPDVKNAKNLSSDLLKKEEAKLFLNHIDKNDLVVILDEKGKQFTSREFSQKIDTWMNSSVKKVHILIGGAYGFSEEMYGRANEKMSLSKMTFTHQMIRLFIVEQLYRADQILQGKPYHND